One Desulforhopalus sp. DNA segment encodes these proteins:
- a CDS encoding radical SAM protein has translation MHYQGNIFRPPSEAYSILLQITTGCSHNKCTFCGMYKGTRFSIKDEQTIAADIDFAAQHCRNQDRLFLCDGDALILPQERLLNILAAIRTKLPWVTRIGTYANTKSIRMKSPEQLRELREAGLGIAYMGLESGDDVTLQAISKGADAARMIEMGKKLRAAGIKLSITVLLGIGGRERSLIHARETGRVLTAIDPEYVGALSLMLTPNTPLFAATERGEFTLLDSKEMLEELAVMIAATELTGGYFHANHASNYLPIKAKLPQDKEATLQLIDLALRGKVSLKPEYLRGL, from the coding sequence ATGCACTATCAAGGTAACATCTTCCGGCCGCCGAGTGAAGCCTACTCGATTTTACTGCAGATAACCACCGGCTGTTCGCACAACAAATGCACCTTTTGCGGTATGTACAAGGGGACCCGGTTTTCTATCAAGGATGAGCAGACTATCGCTGCCGATATTGACTTTGCCGCCCAGCATTGCCGCAACCAGGATCGGCTGTTTCTCTGCGACGGCGACGCCCTGATCCTGCCGCAGGAGCGCTTGCTTAACATCCTTGCCGCTATCCGCACAAAACTCCCCTGGGTGACGCGAATCGGTACCTACGCCAACACCAAGAGTATCCGCATGAAAAGCCCGGAGCAGCTGCGTGAACTGCGGGAAGCCGGCCTGGGTATCGCCTACATGGGCCTTGAATCGGGTGATGATGTCACCTTGCAGGCTATCAGCAAGGGCGCGGATGCTGCCCGGATGATCGAAATGGGCAAGAAACTGCGCGCCGCCGGGATTAAATTATCGATCACTGTCCTCCTCGGCATCGGTGGCAGGGAGCGCTCCCTCATTCATGCCCGAGAAACCGGCCGGGTCCTCACCGCCATAGATCCGGAATATGTCGGGGCGCTGAGTCTCATGCTGACGCCTAATACCCCGCTTTTTGCCGCAACCGAGCGGGGTGAATTCACACTCCTTGACTCCAAAGAGATGCTCGAAGAACTGGCGGTGATGATTGCCGCAACCGAGCTGACCGGCGGCTATTTCCATGCCAATCACGCCTCGAACTACCTGCCGATCAAGGCCAAACTGCCGCAGGACAAGGAGGCCACCCTACAGCTCATCGATCTGGCCCTTCGGGGCAAGGTCAGCCTCAAACCGGAATATCTGCGCGGCCTGTAA
- a CDS encoding OmpP1/FadL family transporter — protein sequence MKKAISVLAFTSILAAGSAMASGYRIPEQSVDSTAKVGANVASSTRADAAYYNPANMGWMADALQVQMDATYIYLSPVSYDDSRTAMYDSESEDEHFLLPTAFMVSPSLGGARIGLAVTAPYGLAKRWKDPYAKAFAEEFSLVTVEVNPTASYTFGKMVSVAAGARMLYADATVKSDANGIGRPLSREMEGDTVEWGWNAAVSVKPIEKLNVSATYRSKIDMDFEDKARLNLMGTRVELDADVSLPAPAVLALSVAYDILPNLNVELTLDRTFWSEYENLDFEFSPVIPGNPYDPPVDKSWDDSNAYRLGVTYGVTKTLDLMVGFGYDESPAPDRTIGFELPDSDAWLYSIGAQYKLNEKMDIGVAFLYDYKETRKVEVTPTGTVYGEFTDASAILVSCGLNYRF from the coding sequence ATGAAAAAAGCGATTTCCGTACTGGCATTTACGTCCATTCTGGCTGCGGGCTCGGCCATGGCTTCAGGGTATCGAATACCCGAACAGTCAGTTGATTCAACAGCTAAAGTAGGTGCCAACGTAGCCTCGTCTACCAGAGCTGATGCAGCCTACTACAATCCTGCCAATATGGGTTGGATGGCTGATGCTTTGCAAGTACAGATGGATGCCACATACATCTATCTTTCCCCAGTCAGTTATGATGATTCTCGTACCGCTATGTATGATAGCGAATCAGAAGATGAGCACTTCCTCCTCCCGACTGCCTTCATGGTCTCTCCGTCACTCGGTGGGGCGCGAATTGGTCTGGCTGTTACTGCACCTTACGGCTTGGCTAAGCGTTGGAAAGACCCCTACGCAAAAGCCTTTGCAGAAGAATTTTCATTGGTGACGGTCGAGGTTAATCCCACTGCTTCGTATACTTTTGGAAAGATGGTTTCCGTTGCTGCCGGTGCCAGAATGCTCTATGCCGACGCCACAGTTAAGAGTGATGCCAACGGCATTGGCCGTCCACTCTCCAGGGAGATGGAAGGAGATACCGTGGAATGGGGATGGAATGCCGCAGTTTCGGTAAAACCGATTGAGAAACTCAATGTTTCCGCGACATACCGTTCAAAAATCGATATGGACTTTGAAGACAAGGCCCGGCTGAATTTGATGGGCACCCGGGTCGAGTTGGATGCCGATGTCTCTCTGCCGGCTCCGGCGGTATTGGCCCTCTCCGTTGCCTACGACATCTTGCCAAACCTCAATGTCGAGTTGACCTTGGATAGGACCTTCTGGTCAGAGTATGAGAACCTCGACTTCGAGTTCTCGCCTGTCATCCCCGGTAACCCTTATGATCCACCAGTTGATAAAAGCTGGGATGATTCCAATGCCTATCGCCTTGGCGTGACCTATGGTGTAACGAAAACCCTGGATCTTATGGTTGGTTTTGGCTATGACGAGAGCCCGGCTCCCGACAGAACCATCGGCTTCGAATTACCTGATTCAGATGCATGGCTGTATTCAATTGGCGCTCAATACAAGCTCAACGAGAAAATGGATATCGGTGTTGCCTTCCTGTATGATTATAAAGAAACCCGTAAGGTTGAAGTTACCCCGACCGGCACAGTGTACGGTGAGTTCACCGATGCCTCGGCAATCTTGGTGTCTTGTGGCTTGAATTACCGGTTCTAG
- a CDS encoding acyl-CoA thioesterase, whose protein sequence is MEHLTEIKVRGYHADFYGHVNNARYLEFFEEDRWAHLESKIDLRKWAEKGLIFLVVNINVNYRKAVPVGETLIVTTKLEKIGNRSVVLKQEILLKKSREVAADALITFVISDRTGRAVTMDGEVRTEIEKLA, encoded by the coding sequence ATGGAACACCTGACAGAAATAAAGGTTCGAGGCTATCATGCCGATTTTTATGGTCACGTGAATAATGCCAGATACCTGGAGTTTTTTGAAGAAGATCGCTGGGCGCACCTGGAGTCGAAAATCGATCTGCGGAAATGGGCGGAGAAGGGCCTTATTTTCCTTGTGGTCAATATCAACGTCAATTATCGTAAGGCCGTTCCGGTTGGCGAGACCTTAATCGTTACTACCAAGCTGGAAAAGATCGGCAATAGAAGTGTTGTCCTCAAGCAGGAGATTCTCCTGAAAAAAAGCCGCGAAGTTGCAGCTGATGCATTGATCACCTTTGTTATTTCCGACCGGACTGGTCGCGCGGTTACCATGGACGGCGAGGTTCGTACGGAAATCGAAAAATTGGCCTAA